The Mailhella massiliensis DNA segment TCTGTATGTGCCTGAGGTGACGGTCGCCAGCACGGCGGACGGAACATCGGAGTTCACTCCCACATCTATGATGGCGTACAACAGGTCGCCCGGTTTCACCGCAGGTCTGGAGGATGCAGCGACCGACGGCGTCCCGGAGGCAGGCTGTTTTTCGGACTCCTGCTGGCCGGTCTCATCCTGGAACTCCCGGACATAGGCGATTTGTCCCTGACCCACGGAAGCGCTGGCCAGCCTGGTGTCCAGTTCGGCCAGGTCATCCATCATCCTTTTGAGCATGGCGTTGTCCGTGCGCGGCGTCTGAACAGGCACGGTGCGTACCTGAGCAACCGGCGGAGGCGACGGAGGGGTATCCTGCTTCTTGACGACAACGGACTTTTTTTCTCCTATCGGCGTGGGAATGAAACTCGCACCGCTTTGAAGCGCCGCGTTGGCCTGTTGCGCGTCGTGTTCCTTCAACTTCTGGTTGTATTCCTCAGAGCCGACGCCGCCCGCCTGCCCGCTTACGGCTTCCGTTCTTGCCGATGCCATTTTTGAGGTGCCGGACGGCTTTTCCGGCGTGAACAGCAGAAACGAGGCAAGAACAATGACAACGGCGGCAGCCAGTCCCAACAGGCTGAAGAGTATGAATCGCCGCTTTTTTTCCGTGCTGGTGATAGCCATGTGTCCGCCTTATTTGAGAGTATTTTTCAGAAGGATGGTCTGCACGCTTCCTTCACGGGAAAGCATGATTCTTGTCGTGACGGGCAGCTCATAACATTTGGTGGAGCCTGCCCCGTTGACGACGGCAGTCCATGCCGGCCACATCAGGCTGTGCGTGGTTCTGACGTAGTGTTTTCCGTTGTATTTCCAGGCCATCACGGCATCCGAATCCGGTTCGGAACGAAGACGCACGGCATCATCCGGGGGAACGCGGTCAAGAAAGGACAGCATGGCGGAGCTGGCGGTTTCCTTGATGGTGCTGGTCAGGGGAATCGCAGCCTTCGGACCATGGTGGGCGAGCTGAATCAGCACCAGCGCGTCGGCTTTGCGTTCAGGAGCGCGGACGGAATCCGACTCAAGCCTGATGACCAGCGGAATGTCCCGATTTTCCAGAGTGACCACGAGGGTTGACGTGGCATAGCCCTGTATGGGCATGACATTGAGCAGATTGCCTTCCGGCAGTTCCGGGCGGAGAACCTGAAACGAGGAAGGCCCTCCGTTGGTCACGGAAGTAATGGGCCACGGCTGACCTGTGGAGTCATGAAAAACCAGCGATGTGGCGATGTTGGCCGTGGTAAATACCTTGACCGGCGCACGACCTGGTTCCAGCGTGACGCGCACCGTTCGGGTCCGCAGGTCGGGGGAAACGGGCAAAAGCGCTCGTTCACGCTGATCCGACCGTTTCCGGTATTCCTGTATGTGTTCCTTATCCAGCGGCATCATCTGCCTCAGGCTTTCCTCAAAAAGCGCCTGCGCTTCCTGGGCCTTTTTCAGGTCCGAACCTGAGGGGGCGGGCGTTTTCTGTGCCGATTCTTCGGGCAAGGAGGCCGAGTCGGCGGATTGCCCGTGAACGGTCGCCATTGTTGCGGGGGAAAGAGGCGTCCGAGATGCGGCGGAAGTCTCTGCCTGGGCGTCCCACGGCAGCGAAAGCAGAGCCAGTATTCCTAAAGAAATCAGTTGATTCACGGTAGCTCCTTATGCGTATGTCGGTATGACTGGGGATTCGGAATTTCTGCCGAACAGCAGTTCCGGGCGGTGAAAATAGGAAATCGGCGTCTGCACTTTGGCAGCGGTGGGTGTATATCGTCGTTCCTGTACTTTCCGACGGTACTCAAGAAGAAAGGCTACAATGCTCCTGGTGTTGTCCGCAGGAACATCTTCGGCAGCGGGAGCGCTGTGAATGGAGTGCAAATGCAGCCAGATGCCGAAAGCCATGGCCTCGTTGAAGGGAGCGTCAAATTTTTCCGCAAATGCCCGGAAGAGAGGACGCAGTCTTTCTTTTTCCGCTTTCTGCCGTTCCTGGATGCGTTTTTCTTGTTCCTCTCTTTCCTGCATGGCCTTTTGCACGCCGGGATCAGGCCGCCGTCCCGAAGGAGAGCCGGAAGAAAGAGCATCGAGCCATCGCTGCCCGCGAAGCCAGTTTCCAAGCTGGGGGATGAATCGTCCCTGTTCCCGGTGCCAGCTTTCCTGAGCCATGCAATGCTGAAGAGCGGCGTGAAGTTCAGATACGGGAGGAAGCTGACCGCAACGGGCCAGACGGAACCAGGCAAGCCGGGCGAAGCCTTTTGCCTCTTTTTTGGGATAGAGATTCCATACGTTCTCAAAATCCTGTTCAGAAGAAATCCCACACCTCGCCGAAGGCGTAGAGAGAGCCGTAGGCTGCGGAGTCTCTTCTGTCGTTTTTGGGGGAAAGGGGGTGTGTTTTTCTTGTTTTTGTTTGTTAAAATTATTTATGTAGCCAGAACTTGACTTGTTGCAGGTAAAAACTCGTTCACTTCTTTCAGAATTTGACTCGTCAGCGTTATCATTATGTTCAGGTCTTATAAGGTAATACACAGAAGAGCGGTAATGTTCCTTTCGTATGGCAATGAGATTTTCACGCACCAGTTCAGCAAGATAATTTTTTACACTGCTGATGCTGCATGACAGGCGAGAAGCAAGAGTGGCATGGGACGGCCAACAATGATCTTTTTCAGAAGCATAGTTGCACAGTAAGGCATACATGACCTTTGCTCCAAGTGTGATGCGCTTTTCCAAAATAAATTGTGGAAGAATAGGACCAAAAATTTTTCCTTTAGGCGAAAATGTCTCCATATGTCTTTCTCCAGGCCAAGGAAAAAGATACTTTTGCAGAGCTGAATATTGACAACAACCGGTAATTCAGTTATTGTTCTTTCAGATTCTTTTGAGAAAGAACAAATGTTCTGCAAGAAGCCGTTGGGGTGCCACCTGACGGCTTTTTGTTTTTCCGAAGCCTTTTTCATCCTCAAAACCTTGAGGCAGGTTGCGCTGAACTGCGCCTGTCGCATGACCTGCAAAGGATTGCTGGTGGTGCCCTGACAAAGCGGCGCTTGAGGAATCGCCGATCGGTCTGAAGGGATCTGAGGAACCTGAGCAGGCAGAGTGCTGTTTGCCGGGGGGATGGCAGAGGCTTCAACAGAAGACCTCTTCGCACATGAGACGCGGCAGAATCCTGGGCCGCTTCAGATGCGGAAGAAGCCTCCAGCGGTGCGTTTTCAGCACGGGAACAGGGCAGATTTTTTGAGGGAGCAGAGGGCGAAGAAGACGACTCCAGGAAGAGAAGACGGAGCCGTGAGAGAAGACAGGAAGAGGAAGGACGGTGTGAGAAGGATTGCTTTCAGCGGGCAAAAACAGGACGGCGCACCGAGAGCATGGGTTACAAAAGCGGGTTACAAGCACAGAGGTTTTTGGTGACATTTTATGTCCCTCAATGTGCTATAACTCATTGAAATATAATGGCGGTAGGCGCATGTAAAACGGCTTTCACGCCGTCAACGGCGGTTCAAATCCGCCTGGGGATGCCAAATTTAGGTACAAAGAAGAATGCCAAGGTCCAAAAGACCTTGGCATTCTTTGTTTTTTCTTTCCGGTATGGTTTCCCGAAGTCCAGCCTCGTCCGCTTGCATCCAAACATTTTATGGGTATATCCGTAGGTAGAAATGTGGTATGACATTTCTGATACCTACATGAATAACTGCGCGGAATCAAAAATATTTTTATCCATGTGGGTATCTCTTCGTCCAACGACAGCCAAGGAGTGCCCATGCCTCTTACCGATACCCACATCCGCAGTCTGAAACCCGACGTGAAGCCTCGTAAATATTTCGATGGCGGCGGTCTGTTTCTTTTCGTTCCCGCCAACGGAAGCAAGCTCTGGAGGATGGCCTACCGTTTTGACGGCAAGAGCAAGCTGCTCAGTTTCGGGGAATATCCCACCATATCGCTCAAAGACGCCAGAGAACGCCGCGAAGAGGCGAAACGCATGTTGTCCAAGGGAATCGATCCCTCAGACCATAAACGGCAGTTACGGCAGGCCAGAGCCATCGCGGAACGCGACAGCTTCCAGAATATCGCCAGAGAATGGCACGAAACCCGTATGGCAGAGTTTTCCGAAAAGCATCAGGGAACTGTCATGTACCGGCTGGAGACCTACATTTTTCCGGCCATCGGCAAGACGCATATCGCCAAACTTGAGACACGGGACGTTATGGAGGTCGTCAAGCCTCTGGAACGGAGGGGAAACTACGAGACTTCCCGGAGAGTATTGCAAATCATCAGTCAGGTGTTCCGCTATGCGGTCATCACGGGCCGGGCGAAACACAATGTCGCAGCCGATCTCCGGGGAGCCTTGCGACCGCGAAAAACTGTTCACCGGGCGGCAGTGCTGGAACCGGAGAAAGTCGGTCAGCTTCTGCGGGATATCGACGCCTATGAAGGCTATTTCCCTCTGGTCTGTGCCTTGAAGCTGGCTCCGCTGGTCTTCACCCGTCCCACGGAATTGCGGGCCGCTCAATGGAAAGAATTCGACCTTGAGGCCGGGGAATGGCGCATCCCTGCGGAACGCATGAAAATGCGCCGTCAGCATCTTGTGCCCCTGTCCCGGCAGGCGATGTCCATTCTTCGGGAACTTCAGAAATGCTCCGGGGAAGGGAAATACCTCTTCCCTTCTATCCGCACAGAAGCACGGTCCATTTCCGATGCGACCATGCTCAATGCGCTCCGGCGTATGGGTTATCAGAAACACGAGATGAGCGTACATGGTTTCCGTTCCATCGCTTCCACACTGCTCAATGAACTCGGCTATAACCGGGACTGGATTGAGCGGCAGCTTGCTCACGGCGAGCAGGACGAAGTGCGGGCGGCATACAATTACGCGGAATATCTGCCTGAGCGTCGAAAGATGATGCAGGCATGGGCTGACTACCTGGACGGATTACGCAACACACAACAGAAAAGAATCAGGGAGGAAGCATGAAAGAGGACACCATGACCGACCGTGATGTTTGTATCTCCATCGGGAAAATAGAAGACGAGACGCAGGTGACGAGCAACGACACCGGCTGGAGCGAGGAAGAAAAGGAACGTATGAGACAATACGGCTATGACGACATGGATATAATCCGGGCGTGGTATAGCTGATAACGCCTGTTTCCAGTCAACAGCGGCACGGAAGGTACATGACTATCCCTGCCGCTGTTTTTTATTGTCCATTTTTGGGCGACAGGGTATCCTTTCCTCCATGACAGACCGGCAGAACATTACCATAGGCAGAGTACGGCAGGCGTATGGCCTGACAGCCAGAGAAGGTGAAATGCTTGTTCAGGCACTCTGGCCTGACGCCGTTCAGCCACTGGAATTATGGCGTACAACGTATGAATCCTGCTGGCAGGCATTTATTGCTGGCAATCACGCCGCATATGGAACGCAGATACCGGAATTTCCTTCAGTGCCGGAACCGGATATGGGCATTCAGACATATCTGCTTGGCTTTGATGTGATGGAATTTTTCAGAGAGATATCAACACTTGTTCCTCTTAACTCCCTGCGATATGGACTGAATGTTATTCTTGAAGAATCCTTTGAAGATACGGCGTCTGTCTTTCCCGAGGCACGAGAATTTCTGTTCAGCAGTCTGGAGAGACTGAAAACAGAAGACTTCTTCGCGCAGTATTCACCGGACTCGCCTCTCTTTGAGAAGCCGATATTCTCCATTCCTGCCTCAAGTTATCACTTCATCGCGCATATCTTTGCCGATACCATAATGGTGGATAGGGACGTTGCTATCAGATATCTCCGTTATTATCCCTTACGCCAGGAAGTGAAAGGCATCACCCGTGCCCTTGTGGAGGCCGTTTTACAGACAGCTTCGCCGGAATCGTCCGTTGCCGACAAAGGGGCGGCAGTTCCCCTGTGTGAAAGGTCACCGCAGGATGAAAAACTTATTTTCCGTATTCCCGGAGCCTTCTGGGAAGGAAGGCCGGACGCCGCCGTCCGTGACGCCATGAAAGAAAAGTATCCTCTTTCAGTCATCGCTTATGTTCTCCTGTACTGGTGTGGTCCCCAAAAATCCGAGACCAGTCACAAAACTCCGCAGGGCAGAAAGACTCATGTGGGACGTTTGCTTGCGGGCAAAGAGTACAGGGACGACAAATCCTATCGCAATTTGATGGATATGCTCCTCAGGGAAGCGGAGACATACACCATAATCAAGGCGTGACCAGTCTGCTGTTTTCCCGTCTTTTTGAGAAGTTCCCGTTCTTTTCCCGTCCGATTCCCTCACGGGAATCTTTGGACGTATGCCAGAGTCTCCTGAAATCCAAACAGGTTCAGGAGATTTTTATGAAACAGCATCAACCGTCCATCCCCGCTCACGGCCTTTTGCGTCTTCCTCAGGTTCTCAGCATGATACCCATAAGCAAGAGCGCCTGGTGGGAAGGCTGTCGGACCGGGCGTTATCCCAAACCCGTGAAACTTGGTCCCAGAACCACGGTTTGGAGAGCAGAAGATATTGCCGCGTTCATCGAAAGTCTTGGCAGGCAGGGGGAAGAGCATGAGTAATCCCCTGCAAAATTTTCGGGACATCCTGACCGACAAGGGCTTGATTCCGTCCGACATCGAAGCGGACGGAAAACTGCATCGTTGTCCCACCCGGACCAGGCCGCATAAACAGAACGGCGCATACATCGCGCATGTTGACCCTCCTGCCACGCTCTGGTGGTGCAACTGG contains these protein-coding regions:
- a CDS encoding DotG/IcmE/VirB10 family protein, with the protein product MAITSTEKKRRFILFSLLGLAAAVVIVLASFLLFTPEKPSGTSKMASARTEAVSGQAGGVGSEEYNQKLKEHDAQQANAALQSGASFIPTPIGEKKSVVVKKQDTPPSPPPVAQVRTVPVQTPRTDNAMLKRMMDDLAELDTRLASASVGQGQIAYVREFQDETGQQESEKQPASGTPSVAASSRPAVKPGDLLYAIIDVGVNSDVPSAVLATVTSGTYRNARLTGSFQRHDERLVLAFNRIILPSGETIQVESYAVDPTTSEASVASSVDTHFFSRWGGLVASAFLEGLGTAKRYSGAQSTIYGYGNDVTDQMVWNTYSVSDQAWIAAGKVGEKAGKIFERNFDRPPTVRLESGTPVGVLVMNVKDR
- a CDS encoding helix-turn-helix transcriptional regulator; translated protein: MKQHQPSIPAHGLLRLPQVLSMIPISKSAWWEGCRTGRYPKPVKLGPRTTVWRAEDIAAFIESLGRQGEEHE
- a CDS encoding helix-turn-helix domain-containing protein; this encodes METFSPKGKIFGPILPQFILEKRITLGAKVMYALLCNYASEKDHCWPSHATLASRLSCSISSVKNYLAELVRENLIAIRKEHYRSSVYYLIRPEHNDNADESNSERSERVFTCNKSSSGYINNFNKQKQEKHTPFPPKTTEETPQPTALSTPSARCGISSEQDFENVWNLYPKKEAKGFARLAWFRLARCGQLPPVSELHAALQHCMAQESWHREQGRFIPQLGNWLRGQRWLDALSSGSPSGRRPDPGVQKAMQEREEQEKRIQERQKAEKERLRPLFRAFAEKFDAPFNEAMAFGIWLHLHSIHSAPAAEDVPADNTRSIVAFLLEYRRKVQERRYTPTAAKVQTPISYFHRPELLFGRNSESPVIPTYA
- a CDS encoding DotH/IcmK family type IV secretion protein, producing the protein MNQLISLGILALLSLPWDAQAETSAASRTPLSPATMATVHGQSADSASLPEESAQKTPAPSGSDLKKAQEAQALFEESLRQMMPLDKEHIQEYRKRSDQRERALLPVSPDLRTRTVRVTLEPGRAPVKVFTTANIATSLVFHDSTGQPWPITSVTNGGPSSFQVLRPELPEGNLLNVMPIQGYATSTLVVTLENRDIPLVIRLESDSVRAPERKADALVLIQLAHHGPKAAIPLTSTIKETASSAMLSFLDRVPPDDAVRLRSEPDSDAVMAWKYNGKHYVRTTHSLMWPAWTAVVNGAGSTKCYELPVTTRIMLSREGSVQTILLKNTLK
- a CDS encoding tyrosine-type recombinase/integrase, whose amino-acid sequence is MPLTDTHIRSLKPDVKPRKYFDGGGLFLFVPANGSKLWRMAYRFDGKSKLLSFGEYPTISLKDARERREEAKRMLSKGIDPSDHKRQLRQARAIAERDSFQNIAREWHETRMAEFSEKHQGTVMYRLETYIFPAIGKTHIAKLETRDVMEVVKPLERRGNYETSRRVLQIISQVFRYAVITGRAKHNVAADLRGALRPRKTVHRAAVLEPEKVGQLLRDIDAYEGYFPLVCALKLAPLVFTRPTELRAAQWKEFDLEAGEWRIPAERMKMRRQHLVPLSRQAMSILRELQKCSGEGKYLFPSIRTEARSISDATMLNALRRMGYQKHEMSVHGFRSIASTLLNELGYNRDWIERQLAHGEQDEVRAAYNYAEYLPERRKMMQAWADYLDGLRNTQQKRIREEA